A genomic stretch from Malus domestica chromosome 15, GDT2T_hap1 includes:
- the LOC139191879 gene encoding secreted RxLR effector protein 161-like yields MVVWSLDAKRDHFRPMEDEEEILELEVSYLSAIGALLYLAQCTRPDISFAVNLLAKYSNVPTRRHWNGVKDIFCYFKGTTDLGLFYTHESSRGAAASLDPRVNSCLIGYADAGYLSNPYMVRSQTSYVFTVGETTISWRFTKYTLGSNSSNHAEILALHEASRECFWLKAVMEHIQSTNCLTPVVDLPTMIFEDNVSSN; encoded by the coding sequence atggtcgtttggagtctagatgctaaacgagatcacTTCCGTCCTatggaggatgaggaagagattttggagcttgaagtttcatacctaagtgcaattggtgctttattgtacttggctcaatgcactagaccagACATCTCTtttgctgttaatcttttggctaaaTACAGCAACGTGCCTACACGCagacactggaatggtgttaaagacattttctgcTACTTCAAAGGTAcgacggatttgggcttgttctacacCCATGAATCCTCAAGAGGAGCTGCCGCCTCCCTCGATCCTCGGGTTAATTCTTGCCTAATTGGTTATGCAGATGCTGGTTATCTGTCTAACCCATATATGGTACGTTCTCAAACGagctatgtctttaccgttggagaaacaactatatcttggaggtttaCCAAGTACACGCTAGGTTCGAATTCttcgaaccatgctgagattctcgccTTGCATGAAGCCTCAcgtgagtgcttttggttgaaAGCAGTTATGGAACACATTCAAAGCACTAATTGTCTTACTCCcgtcgttgaccttcctacaatgatctttgaagacaatgtatCGAGCAATTAA